In a single window of the Lagenorhynchus albirostris chromosome 19, mLagAlb1.1, whole genome shotgun sequence genome:
- the LOC132509858 gene encoding zinc finger protein 112-like isoform X2 — MESIQEVGLSCLSPKELSTWQTWQQGAGRLTGCQDSMKIFQENISQLQKQGDSPCQVWPGIPIQISEDENYVLTHIGDGSHYIKSQEFPPWRAQHSWRKMYLTESRNYQCRCQKISMKNDFCMSESISWISHHNDNLGAHRTEKIYSCHDCGEGVMKVSLLNQDLIQTGQKPYPGNEYRKAFNNDSSSEVLQQLHLEGKPCTYSPCGKDCSYSSVLHTHQSVCRGDNCVSESSHLQCHQKVQAEEVAFKYEYGENVNQCSSHNTYELTHTGEVSNRCNIYEKGFSHSLDLSSSFRVHTEQEEPYEFEENGNAFNQNSCLRTHQKIQTEEKLYTDVECEKGFTCNSDCNIQHRVHMEEIPYNSEVCGNGFSLASHFQDLQIVHTREQPYKHYTCGNSFSHNSYLQGHQKIHIGEKPYKECGNGFNWNSKPKDHQRVHTGEKPYKCNACGKVFSHRSILNVHQRVHTGEKPFKCEECDKGFSRSSYLQAHQRVHTGEKPYKCEECGKGFSRSSYLQGHQRVHTGEKPYKCEECGKGFSRSSHLQGHQRVHTGEKPFKCEECGKGFSWSFNLQIHQRVHTGEKPYKCGECDKGFSKASTLLAHQRVHTGEKPYQCDECGKSFSQRSYLQSHQSVHTGERPYICEVCGKGFSQRAYLQGHQRVHTRVKPYKCEMCGKGFSQSSRLEAHQRVHTGGKPYKCEVCTKGFSESSRLQAHQRVHTEGRPYKCEQCGKGFSGFSSLQAHHRVHTGEKPYKCEVCGKGFSQRSNLQAHQRVHTGEKPYRCDACGKGFRWSSGLLIHQRVHSGDTFYKSEEYGKDYLSSENPYKSEIL; from the coding sequence ATGGAAAGTATTCAAGAAGTGGGATTAAGCTGCCTTTCCCCCAAAGAGCTTTCCACCTGGCAGACCTGGCAACAAGGTGCAGGCAGGTTAACTGGGTGTCAAGATTCGATGAAAATTTTTCAAGAGAATATTTCTCAGCTGCAAAAACAAGGCGATTCCCCCTGCCAAGTTTGGCCAGGAATACCGATTCAGATTTCTGAAGATGAGAACTACGTATTGACTCATATAGGAGATGGTTCCCATTACATAAAAAGTCAAGAATTTCCCCCTTGGAGAGCCCAGCATTCCTGGAGGAAAATGTATCTTACAGAGTCACGTAATTATCAGTGTAGATGTCAGAAAATTTCCATGAAAAATGATTTCTGTATGTCTGAAAGTATCAGTTGGATCTCACATCACAATGATAATCTGGGTGCACACAGAACAGAAAAAATCTATAGCTGCCATGACTGTGGAGAAGGTGTCATGAAGGTTTCATTGCTTAATCAAGACTTAATTCAGACAGGGCAAAAGCCCTACCCTGGTAATGAGTACAGAAAAGCCTTCAACAATGACTCCAGTTCTGAAGTTCTTCAGCAGTTACACTTAGAAGGCAAGCCCTGTACCTATAGTCCATGTGGAAAGGACTGTAGTTACAGTTCAGTTCTTCATACTCATCAAAGTGTTTGTAGAGGAGATAACTGTGTTTCTGAGAGTTCACATCTGCAATGCCATCAGAAAGTACAagcagaggaggtggcatttaaaTATGAATATGGTGAGAATGTCAATCAGTGTTCCTCTCATAACACATATGAACTCACTCACACAGGAGAGGTGTCCAACAGATGCAACATTTATGAGAAGGGCTTCAGTCATAGCTTAGACCTTAGTAGTAGTTTTAGGGTCCATACTGAGCAGGAGGAACCCTATGAATTTGAGGAGAATGGGAATGCCTTTAACCAGAATTCTTGCCTTCGAACCCATCAGAAAATCCAAACTGAAGAGAAACTATACACAGATGTGGAGTGTGAGAAGGGTTTCACTTGTAACTCAGATTGTAACATTCAGCACAGAGTTCACATGGAAGAGATTCCGTATAATTCTGAGGTGTGTGGTAATGGCTTCAGTCTGGCCTCACATTTTCAAGACCTTCAGATAGTCCACACTAGGGAACAACCATATAAACACTATACATGTGGTAACAGCTTCAGCCACAATTCATACCTTCAAGGCCATCAGAAAATTCACAttggagagaaaccttacaagGAGTGTGGGAACGGCTTCAACTGGAATTCAAAACCTAAAGATCATCAGAGagtccacactggagagaagccaTACAAATGCAACGCATGTGGTAAAGTCTTCAGTCACAGATCAATTCTTAATGTTCATCAGAGGGTCCACACGGGAGAGAAACCTTTTAAATGTGAGGAGTGTGATAAGGGATTCAGTCGGAGTTCGTACCTTCAAGCCCATCAGAGagtccacactggagagaaaccataCAAGTGTGAGGAGTGTGGGAAGGGATTCAGTCGGAGTTCATACCTTCAAGGccatcagagagttcacactggagagaaaccataCAAGTGTGAGGAGTGTGGGAAGGGGTTCAGTCGGAGTTCACACCTTCAAGGccatcagagagttcacactggagaaaagccATTCAAGTGTGAGGAGTGCGGGAAGGGATTCAGTTGGAGCTTTAATCTTCAAATTCATCAGAGGgttcacacaggagagaaaccctataagTGTGGAGAATGTGATAAGGGCTTCAGTAAGGCCTCAACTCTTCTGGCCCATCAGAGAGtccacacaggagagaagccATACCAATGTGATGAGTGTGGTAAGAGCTTCAGTCAGAGATCGTACCTTCAAAGCCATCAGAGTGTCCACACTGGCGAGAGACCATATATATGTGAGGTATGTGGGAAGGGCTTCAGTCAGAGAGCATATCTTCAAGGTCATCAGAGAGTCCACACCAGAGTGAAGCCATACAAATGTGAGATGTGTGGGAAGGGCTTTAGTCAGAGCTCACGCCTTGAAGCACATCAGAGGGTCCACACAGGAGGGAAACCGTACAAATGTGAGGTGTGCACAAAGGGTTTCAGTGAAAGTTCACGCCTTCAAGCGCATCAGAGGGTCCACACAGAAGGGAGGCCCTATAAATGTGAACAGTGCGGTAAGGGTTTCAGTGGGTTTTCAAGTCTTCAAGCCCATCACAGAGTCCACACTGGGGAAAAGCCATACAAATGTGAGGTGTGTGGTAAGGGCTTCAGTCAGAGATCAAACCTCCAGGCTCATCAGAGAGTCCACACGGGAGAGAAACCATACAGATGTGATGCGTGTGGTAAGGGTTTCCGTTGGAGCTCAGGTCTTCTAATTCATCAAAGAGTCCATAGTGGTGATACATTCTATAAAAGTGAAGAGTATGGTAAGGATTATCTTTCTTCAGAGAATCCATACAAAAGTGAAATTCTGTAA
- the LOC132509858 gene encoding zinc finger protein 112-like isoform X1, giving the protein MIKFQEPVSFKDVAVVFTEGELGLLDSAQRKLYRDVMLENFRNLISVGNQPFKPELIFQLEREELLMMETETQREGCSGTKSQHNMESIQEVGLSCLSPKELSTWQTWQQGAGRLTGCQDSMKIFQENISQLQKQGDSPCQVWPGIPIQISEDENYVLTHIGDGSHYIKSQEFPPWRAQHSWRKMYLTESRNYQCRCQKISMKNDFCMSESISWISHHNDNLGAHRTEKIYSCHDCGEGVMKVSLLNQDLIQTGQKPYPGNEYRKAFNNDSSSEVLQQLHLEGKPCTYSPCGKDCSYSSVLHTHQSVCRGDNCVSESSHLQCHQKVQAEEVAFKYEYGENVNQCSSHNTYELTHTGEVSNRCNIYEKGFSHSLDLSSSFRVHTEQEEPYEFEENGNAFNQNSCLRTHQKIQTEEKLYTDVECEKGFTCNSDCNIQHRVHMEEIPYNSEVCGNGFSLASHFQDLQIVHTREQPYKHYTCGNSFSHNSYLQGHQKIHIGEKPYKECGNGFNWNSKPKDHQRVHTGEKPYKCNACGKVFSHRSILNVHQRVHTGEKPFKCEECDKGFSRSSYLQAHQRVHTGEKPYKCEECGKGFSRSSYLQGHQRVHTGEKPYKCEECGKGFSRSSHLQGHQRVHTGEKPFKCEECGKGFSWSFNLQIHQRVHTGEKPYKCGECDKGFSKASTLLAHQRVHTGEKPYQCDECGKSFSQRSYLQSHQSVHTGERPYICEVCGKGFSQRAYLQGHQRVHTRVKPYKCEMCGKGFSQSSRLEAHQRVHTGGKPYKCEVCTKGFSESSRLQAHQRVHTEGRPYKCEQCGKGFSGFSSLQAHHRVHTGEKPYKCEVCGKGFSQRSNLQAHQRVHTGEKPYRCDACGKGFRWSSGLLIHQRVHSGDTFYKSEEYGKDYLSSENPYKSEIL; this is encoded by the exons GAGCCAGTGTCCTTCAAGGACGTGGCCGTGGTCTTCACCGAGGGGGAGCTGGGGCTGCTGGACTCTGCCCAGAGGAAGCTGTACCGAGACGTGATGCTGGAGAACTTCCGGAACCTGATCTCAGTGG GGAATCAGCCCTTCAAACCGGAGCTTATATTCCAGCTGGAGAGAGAAGAGCTTTTGATGATGGAGACGGAGACCCAGAGAGAAGGGTGTTCAG GAACCAAGAGTCAACATAATATGGAAAGTATTCAAGAAGTGGGATTAAGCTGCCTTTCCCCCAAAGAGCTTTCCACCTGGCAGACCTGGCAACAAGGTGCAGGCAGGTTAACTGGGTGTCAAGATTCGATGAAAATTTTTCAAGAGAATATTTCTCAGCTGCAAAAACAAGGCGATTCCCCCTGCCAAGTTTGGCCAGGAATACCGATTCAGATTTCTGAAGATGAGAACTACGTATTGACTCATATAGGAGATGGTTCCCATTACATAAAAAGTCAAGAATTTCCCCCTTGGAGAGCCCAGCATTCCTGGAGGAAAATGTATCTTACAGAGTCACGTAATTATCAGTGTAGATGTCAGAAAATTTCCATGAAAAATGATTTCTGTATGTCTGAAAGTATCAGTTGGATCTCACATCACAATGATAATCTGGGTGCACACAGAACAGAAAAAATCTATAGCTGCCATGACTGTGGAGAAGGTGTCATGAAGGTTTCATTGCTTAATCAAGACTTAATTCAGACAGGGCAAAAGCCCTACCCTGGTAATGAGTACAGAAAAGCCTTCAACAATGACTCCAGTTCTGAAGTTCTTCAGCAGTTACACTTAGAAGGCAAGCCCTGTACCTATAGTCCATGTGGAAAGGACTGTAGTTACAGTTCAGTTCTTCATACTCATCAAAGTGTTTGTAGAGGAGATAACTGTGTTTCTGAGAGTTCACATCTGCAATGCCATCAGAAAGTACAagcagaggaggtggcatttaaaTATGAATATGGTGAGAATGTCAATCAGTGTTCCTCTCATAACACATATGAACTCACTCACACAGGAGAGGTGTCCAACAGATGCAACATTTATGAGAAGGGCTTCAGTCATAGCTTAGACCTTAGTAGTAGTTTTAGGGTCCATACTGAGCAGGAGGAACCCTATGAATTTGAGGAGAATGGGAATGCCTTTAACCAGAATTCTTGCCTTCGAACCCATCAGAAAATCCAAACTGAAGAGAAACTATACACAGATGTGGAGTGTGAGAAGGGTTTCACTTGTAACTCAGATTGTAACATTCAGCACAGAGTTCACATGGAAGAGATTCCGTATAATTCTGAGGTGTGTGGTAATGGCTTCAGTCTGGCCTCACATTTTCAAGACCTTCAGATAGTCCACACTAGGGAACAACCATATAAACACTATACATGTGGTAACAGCTTCAGCCACAATTCATACCTTCAAGGCCATCAGAAAATTCACAttggagagaaaccttacaagGAGTGTGGGAACGGCTTCAACTGGAATTCAAAACCTAAAGATCATCAGAGagtccacactggagagaagccaTACAAATGCAACGCATGTGGTAAAGTCTTCAGTCACAGATCAATTCTTAATGTTCATCAGAGGGTCCACACGGGAGAGAAACCTTTTAAATGTGAGGAGTGTGATAAGGGATTCAGTCGGAGTTCGTACCTTCAAGCCCATCAGAGagtccacactggagagaaaccataCAAGTGTGAGGAGTGTGGGAAGGGATTCAGTCGGAGTTCATACCTTCAAGGccatcagagagttcacactggagagaaaccataCAAGTGTGAGGAGTGTGGGAAGGGGTTCAGTCGGAGTTCACACCTTCAAGGccatcagagagttcacactggagaaaagccATTCAAGTGTGAGGAGTGCGGGAAGGGATTCAGTTGGAGCTTTAATCTTCAAATTCATCAGAGGgttcacacaggagagaaaccctataagTGTGGAGAATGTGATAAGGGCTTCAGTAAGGCCTCAACTCTTCTGGCCCATCAGAGAGtccacacaggagagaagccATACCAATGTGATGAGTGTGGTAAGAGCTTCAGTCAGAGATCGTACCTTCAAAGCCATCAGAGTGTCCACACTGGCGAGAGACCATATATATGTGAGGTATGTGGGAAGGGCTTCAGTCAGAGAGCATATCTTCAAGGTCATCAGAGAGTCCACACCAGAGTGAAGCCATACAAATGTGAGATGTGTGGGAAGGGCTTTAGTCAGAGCTCACGCCTTGAAGCACATCAGAGGGTCCACACAGGAGGGAAACCGTACAAATGTGAGGTGTGCACAAAGGGTTTCAGTGAAAGTTCACGCCTTCAAGCGCATCAGAGGGTCCACACAGAAGGGAGGCCCTATAAATGTGAACAGTGCGGTAAGGGTTTCAGTGGGTTTTCAAGTCTTCAAGCCCATCACAGAGTCCACACTGGGGAAAAGCCATACAAATGTGAGGTGTGTGGTAAGGGCTTCAGTCAGAGATCAAACCTCCAGGCTCATCAGAGAGTCCACACGGGAGAGAAACCATACAGATGTGATGCGTGTGGTAAGGGTTTCCGTTGGAGCTCAGGTCTTCTAATTCATCAAAGAGTCCATAGTGGTGATACATTCTATAAAAGTGAAGAGTATGGTAAGGATTATCTTTCTTCAGAGAATCCATACAAAAGTGAAATTCTGTAA